From the Lolium rigidum isolate FL_2022 chromosome 2, APGP_CSIRO_Lrig_0.1, whole genome shotgun sequence genome, one window contains:
- the LOC124693643 gene encoding cyclin-D2-2-like, translating to MGILCFGASSTLLCGEDRNSVLGLGGGDGEVVEAGSGLDFLEAGALFPVDCDEVVGVLVLKEIDHQPKGGYLERLEQGGFESSCRKDAMDWICKVHSYYNFGPLSLCLSVNYLDRFLSTFNLPHDKSWMQQLMSVACLSLAVKMEETVAPLPVDLQVCGAKNIFEARNIKRMELIVMETLNWRLHAVTPFSFICYFLDKFSEGKPPSYMLASRCAELIVGTVKDYRFLSFRPSEIAAAVVLLALVENQVIGFSSAIAASEIPVNKEMIMRCYELLVRMRGNLSASLSAPQSPIGVLDAACFSFRSDDTTPGSSPSNNNNSGNNDQASAPASKKRRLGTSPI from the exons ATGGGTATCCTCTGCTTCGGTGCTTCCTCCACCCTGCTCTGCGGGGAGGACAGGAACAGCGTCCTCGGtctgggcggcggcgacggcgaggtggtGGAGGCGGGGAGCGGCCTGGATTTCTTGGAGGCCGGCGCTCTGTTCCCAGTGGACTGTGACGAGGTCGTCGGGGTGCTGGTGCTCAAGGAGATCGATCATCAGCCCAAGGGCGGCTATCTGGAGAGATTGGAGCAAGGAGGATTCGAGTCTTCCTGCAGGAAAGATGCCATGGATTGGATTTGCAAG GTCCATTCCTACTACAATTTTGGACCACTCAGCCTCTGCCTCTCCGTGAACTACCTGGATCGGTTCCTCTCCACGTTTAATCTCCCA CATGACAAATCTTGGATGCAACAGTTGATGTCAGTTGCTTGCCTATCTCTTGCTGTCAAGATGGAGGAGACCGTGGCCCCTCTTCCTGTAGACCTTCAG GTCTGTGGCGCGAAGAACatctttgaagctaggaacattaAGAGGATGGAGCTCATTGTGATGGAGACCCTGAATTGGAGATTGCACGCCGTGACCCCATTCTCTTTCATCTGCTACTTCTTGGACAAGTTCAGCGAAGGGAAGCCACCGAGTTACATGCTTGCCTCACGGTGCGCCGAGCTCATTGTTGGCACTGTGAAAG ACTACAGATTCTTGTCATTCAGACCTTCTGAGATTGCTGCCGCAGTGGTTCTTTTGGCGCTCGTTGAGAATCAGGTCATTGGCTTCAGCAGTGCCATTGCAGCATCTGAAATCCCTGTAAATAAG GAGATGATTATGAGATGCTATGAGCTGTTGGTAAGGATGAGAGGGAACTTGAGTGCAAGCCTTTCAGCGCCGCAGAGCCCGATCGGCGTGCTGGATGCAGCATGCTTCAGCTTTAGGAGCGATGACACAACACCAGGATCATCGCCATCAAACAATAACAACAGCGGCAACAACGATCAGGCCTCTGCTCCGGCTTCGAAGAAGAGAAGGCTAGGCACATCACCAATCTGA
- the LOC124693645 gene encoding dolichyl-diphosphooligosaccharide--protein glycosyltransferase subunit 4A, with translation MFDDQDLGFFTNFLGIFIFVLVIAYHFVMADPKYEGN, from the coding sequence ATGTTTGACGATCAGGACCTGGGTTTCTTCACCAACTTCCTGGGCATCTTCATATTTGTCTTGGTCATCGCGTACCACTTTGTGATGGCAGACCCCAAGTACGAGGGAAACTGA